The following are encoded together in the Tursiops truncatus isolate mTurTru1 chromosome 10, mTurTru1.mat.Y, whole genome shotgun sequence genome:
- the PLCD1 gene encoding 1-phosphatidylinositol 4,5-bisphosphate phosphodiesterase delta-1 isoform X2, producing MDSGRDFLTLHGLQDDKDLQALLKGSQLLKVKSNSWRRERFYKLQEDCKTIWQESRKVMRTPESQLFSIEDIQEVRMGRRSEGLEKFARDVPEDRCFSIVFKDQRNTLDLIAPSPTEAQHWVQGLRKIVHHSGSMDQQQKLRHWIHSCLRKADKNKDNKMNFKELQNFLKELNIQVDDSYARKIFRECDHSQTNSLEDEEIETFYKILTQRKEIDLTFKEAAGSGETLSVDQLVVFLQHQQREEAAGPALALSLIERYEPSEMAKARRQMTKDGFLMYLLSADGSAFNRAHRRVYQDMGQPLSHYLVSSSHNTYLLEDQLTGPSSTEAYIRALCKGCRCLELDCWDGPNQEPVIYHGYTFTSKILFCDVLRVIRDYAFKVSPYPVILSLENHCSLEQQRVMAQHLHTLLGPMLLDRPLDGVTSSLPSPEQLKGKILLKGKKLGGLFLPGGEGSPEATVVSDEDEAAEMEDEAVRNQVQHKSTEDKLRLAKELSDMVIYCKSVHFLGFPSPGTRGQAFYEMASFSENRALRLLQESGNSFVRHNVSHLSRIYPAGWRTDSSNYSPVEMWNGGCQIVALNFQTPGPEMDVYQGRFQDNGACGYVLKPAFLRDPNSTFNSRALAQGPWWARKRLNVRVISGQQLPKVNKNKNSIVDPKVTVEIHGVGQDVASHQTAVVTNNGFNPWWDTEFEFEVIVPELALVRFVVEDYDASSKNDFIGQSTIPLNSLKQGYRHIHLLSKNGDQHPSATLFVKVGLQD from the exons ATGGACTCGGGCCGGGACTTCCTGACCCTGCACG GTCTACAGGATGACAAGGACCTACAGGCACTGCTGAAGGGCAGCCAACTCTTGAAGGTGAAGTCCAACTCATGGCGGAGAGAACGATTCTACAAGCTGCAGGAGGACTGCAAGACCATCTGGCAGGAGTCCCGCAAGGTCATGCGGACCCCAGAGTCCCAGTTGT TCTCCATCGAGGACATTCAGGAGGTGCGGATGGGGCGCCGCTCAGAGGGCCTGGAGAAGTTTGCCCGGGACGTGCCTGAGGACCGCTGCTTCTCCATCGTCTTCAAGGACCAGCGCAATACTCTAGACCTCATCGCCCCATCGCCCACCGAAGCCCAGCACTGGGTGCAGGGCCTGCGCAAGATCGTCCATCACTCGGgctccatggaccagcagcagaAGCTGCGGCA CTGGATTCATTCCTGCTTGCGAAAAGCTGACAAAAACAAGGACAACAAGATGAACTTCAAGGAGCTGCAGAACTTCCTGAAGGAGCTCAACATCCAGGTGGACGACAGCTATGCCCGAAAGATCTTCAGG GAATGTGACCACTCTCAGACAAACTCCCTGGAGGATGAGGAGATCGAGACCTTCTACAAGATAttgacccagaggaaggagatcGACCTCACCTTCAAGGAGGCTGCGGGCTCGGGGGAGACCCTGTCGGTGGATCAGTTAGTGGTCTTCTTGCAGCACCAACAGCGGGAGGAGGCGGCGGGGCCTGCACTGGCCCTCTCCCTCATTGAGCGCTACGAGCCCAGCGAGATGG CCAAGGCGCGGCGGCAGATGACCAAGGACGGCTTCCTCATGTACCTGCTCTCGGCCGACGGCAGCGCCTTCAACCGGGCGCACCGGCGGGTCTACCAGGACATGGGCCAGCCGCTCAGTCACTACCTGGTGTCGTCCTCTCACAACACCTACCTGCTGGAAGACCAGCTCACGGGGCCCAGCAGCACCGAAGCCTACATCCG GGCGCTGTGCAAAGGCTGCCGCTGCCTGGAGCTCGACTGCTGGGATGGACCCAACCAGGAACCGGTCATCTATCACGGCTACACCTTCACCTCCAAGATCCTCTTCTGCGACGTGCTCAGGGTCATCCGGGACTACGCCTTCAAG GTGTCCCCCTACCCCGTCATCCTGTCCCTGGAGAACCACTGCAGCCTGGAGCAGCAGCGTGTGATGGCGCAACACCTGCACACCCTCCTGGGCCCCATGCTGTTGGATCGGCCACTGGACGGGGTCACCAGCAGCCTGCCTTCCCCTGAG CAACTGAAGGGGAAGATCTTGCTGAAGGGGAAGAAGCTTGGGGGGCTTTTCCTCCCTGGAGGGGAAGGCAGCCCTGAGGCCACTGTGGTGTCAGACGAGGATGAGGCTGCTGAGATGGAGGATGAGGCAGTGAGGAACCAAGTGCAGCACAAGTCCACG GAGGACAAGCTCAGACTAGCAAAGGAGCTCTCAGATATGGTCATTTACTGCAAGAGCGTCCACTTTCTGGGCTTCCCCAGTCCTGGCACCCGTGGGCAGGCTTTCTATGAGATGGCATCCTTCTCCGAGAACCGTGCCCTCCGACTGCTTCAAGAATCAG GAAACAGCTTTGTCCGCCACAATGTGAGTCACCTGAGCAGGATCTACCCCGCCGGGTGGAGAACGGATTCCTCCAACTACAGCCCTGTGGAGATGTGGAATGGGGGCTGCCAGATCG TGGCCTTGAACTTCCAGACACCTGGGCCAGAGATGGACGTATACCAGGGCCGATTCCAGGACAATGGGGCCTGTGGGTACGTGCTGAAGCCTGCCTTCCTGCGAGACCCCAACTCCACCTTCAACTCCCGTGCCCTGGCTCAGGGGCCCTGGTGGGCTCGGAAGCGGCTCAATGTCAGG GTCATCTCAGGGCAGCAGCTGCCAAAAGTCAACAAGAATAAGAATTCAATTGTGGACCCCAAGGTGACCGTGGAGATCCATGGCGTGGGCCAGGACGTGGCCAGCCACCAGACCGCTGTGGTCACCAATAACG GTTTCAACCCATGGTGGGACACAGAGTTTGAGTTCGAGGTGATTGTGCCTGAGCTCGCCCTCGTGCGCTTTGTGGTGGAGGACTACGATGCCTCCTCCAAGAATGACTTCATTGGCCAGAGCACCATCCCCTTGAACAGCCTCAAGCAGG GATACCGCCACATTCACCTCCTGTCCAAGAACGGAGACCAGCACCCGTCTGCCACCCTCTTTGTGAAAGTGGGCCTCCAGGACTAG
- the PLCD1 gene encoding 1-phosphatidylinositol 4,5-bisphosphate phosphodiesterase delta-1 isoform X1: protein MDSGRDFLTLHGPGLPSGRHTVPGQAQRATGALRNVMQCLGVRRRSRSQSRSRELYLQEQSLEVAALNEQRLGLQDDKDLQALLKGSQLLKVKSNSWRRERFYKLQEDCKTIWQESRKVMRTPESQLFSIEDIQEVRMGRRSEGLEKFARDVPEDRCFSIVFKDQRNTLDLIAPSPTEAQHWVQGLRKIVHHSGSMDQQQKLRHWIHSCLRKADKNKDNKMNFKELQNFLKELNIQVDDSYARKIFRECDHSQTNSLEDEEIETFYKILTQRKEIDLTFKEAAGSGETLSVDQLVVFLQHQQREEAAGPALALSLIERYEPSEMAKARRQMTKDGFLMYLLSADGSAFNRAHRRVYQDMGQPLSHYLVSSSHNTYLLEDQLTGPSSTEAYIRALCKGCRCLELDCWDGPNQEPVIYHGYTFTSKILFCDVLRVIRDYAFKVSPYPVILSLENHCSLEQQRVMAQHLHTLLGPMLLDRPLDGVTSSLPSPEQLKGKILLKGKKLGGLFLPGGEGSPEATVVSDEDEAAEMEDEAVRNQVQHKSTEDKLRLAKELSDMVIYCKSVHFLGFPSPGTRGQAFYEMASFSENRALRLLQESGNSFVRHNVSHLSRIYPAGWRTDSSNYSPVEMWNGGCQIVALNFQTPGPEMDVYQGRFQDNGACGYVLKPAFLRDPNSTFNSRALAQGPWWARKRLNVRVISGQQLPKVNKNKNSIVDPKVTVEIHGVGQDVASHQTAVVTNNGFNPWWDTEFEFEVIVPELALVRFVVEDYDASSKNDFIGQSTIPLNSLKQGYRHIHLLSKNGDQHPSATLFVKVGLQD, encoded by the exons ATGGACTCGGGCCGGGACTTCCTGACCCTGCACG GGCCAGGGCTGCCTTCTGGACGCCACACTGTCCCGGGCCAGGCTCAGCGGGCGACGGGGGCACTTCGGAACGTCATGCAGTGCCTGGGGGTCAGGCGCCGAAGCCGGAGCCAGAGCCGCTCCAGAGAGCTCTACCTGCAGGAGCAGAGCCTCGAGGTGGCAGCTCTCAATGAGCAGAGGCTGG GTCTACAGGATGACAAGGACCTACAGGCACTGCTGAAGGGCAGCCAACTCTTGAAGGTGAAGTCCAACTCATGGCGGAGAGAACGATTCTACAAGCTGCAGGAGGACTGCAAGACCATCTGGCAGGAGTCCCGCAAGGTCATGCGGACCCCAGAGTCCCAGTTGT TCTCCATCGAGGACATTCAGGAGGTGCGGATGGGGCGCCGCTCAGAGGGCCTGGAGAAGTTTGCCCGGGACGTGCCTGAGGACCGCTGCTTCTCCATCGTCTTCAAGGACCAGCGCAATACTCTAGACCTCATCGCCCCATCGCCCACCGAAGCCCAGCACTGGGTGCAGGGCCTGCGCAAGATCGTCCATCACTCGGgctccatggaccagcagcagaAGCTGCGGCA CTGGATTCATTCCTGCTTGCGAAAAGCTGACAAAAACAAGGACAACAAGATGAACTTCAAGGAGCTGCAGAACTTCCTGAAGGAGCTCAACATCCAGGTGGACGACAGCTATGCCCGAAAGATCTTCAGG GAATGTGACCACTCTCAGACAAACTCCCTGGAGGATGAGGAGATCGAGACCTTCTACAAGATAttgacccagaggaaggagatcGACCTCACCTTCAAGGAGGCTGCGGGCTCGGGGGAGACCCTGTCGGTGGATCAGTTAGTGGTCTTCTTGCAGCACCAACAGCGGGAGGAGGCGGCGGGGCCTGCACTGGCCCTCTCCCTCATTGAGCGCTACGAGCCCAGCGAGATGG CCAAGGCGCGGCGGCAGATGACCAAGGACGGCTTCCTCATGTACCTGCTCTCGGCCGACGGCAGCGCCTTCAACCGGGCGCACCGGCGGGTCTACCAGGACATGGGCCAGCCGCTCAGTCACTACCTGGTGTCGTCCTCTCACAACACCTACCTGCTGGAAGACCAGCTCACGGGGCCCAGCAGCACCGAAGCCTACATCCG GGCGCTGTGCAAAGGCTGCCGCTGCCTGGAGCTCGACTGCTGGGATGGACCCAACCAGGAACCGGTCATCTATCACGGCTACACCTTCACCTCCAAGATCCTCTTCTGCGACGTGCTCAGGGTCATCCGGGACTACGCCTTCAAG GTGTCCCCCTACCCCGTCATCCTGTCCCTGGAGAACCACTGCAGCCTGGAGCAGCAGCGTGTGATGGCGCAACACCTGCACACCCTCCTGGGCCCCATGCTGTTGGATCGGCCACTGGACGGGGTCACCAGCAGCCTGCCTTCCCCTGAG CAACTGAAGGGGAAGATCTTGCTGAAGGGGAAGAAGCTTGGGGGGCTTTTCCTCCCTGGAGGGGAAGGCAGCCCTGAGGCCACTGTGGTGTCAGACGAGGATGAGGCTGCTGAGATGGAGGATGAGGCAGTGAGGAACCAAGTGCAGCACAAGTCCACG GAGGACAAGCTCAGACTAGCAAAGGAGCTCTCAGATATGGTCATTTACTGCAAGAGCGTCCACTTTCTGGGCTTCCCCAGTCCTGGCACCCGTGGGCAGGCTTTCTATGAGATGGCATCCTTCTCCGAGAACCGTGCCCTCCGACTGCTTCAAGAATCAG GAAACAGCTTTGTCCGCCACAATGTGAGTCACCTGAGCAGGATCTACCCCGCCGGGTGGAGAACGGATTCCTCCAACTACAGCCCTGTGGAGATGTGGAATGGGGGCTGCCAGATCG TGGCCTTGAACTTCCAGACACCTGGGCCAGAGATGGACGTATACCAGGGCCGATTCCAGGACAATGGGGCCTGTGGGTACGTGCTGAAGCCTGCCTTCCTGCGAGACCCCAACTCCACCTTCAACTCCCGTGCCCTGGCTCAGGGGCCCTGGTGGGCTCGGAAGCGGCTCAATGTCAGG GTCATCTCAGGGCAGCAGCTGCCAAAAGTCAACAAGAATAAGAATTCAATTGTGGACCCCAAGGTGACCGTGGAGATCCATGGCGTGGGCCAGGACGTGGCCAGCCACCAGACCGCTGTGGTCACCAATAACG GTTTCAACCCATGGTGGGACACAGAGTTTGAGTTCGAGGTGATTGTGCCTGAGCTCGCCCTCGTGCGCTTTGTGGTGGAGGACTACGATGCCTCCTCCAAGAATGACTTCATTGGCCAGAGCACCATCCCCTTGAACAGCCTCAAGCAGG GATACCGCCACATTCACCTCCTGTCCAAGAACGGAGACCAGCACCCGTCTGCCACCCTCTTTGTGAAAGTGGGCCTCCAGGACTAG
- the PLCD1 gene encoding 1-phosphatidylinositol 4,5-bisphosphate phosphodiesterase delta-1 isoform X3, whose product MDSGRDFLTLHGPGLPSGRHTVPGQAQRATGALRNVMQCLGVRRRSRSQSRSRELYLQEQSLEVAALNEQRLGLQDDKDLQALLKGSQLLKVKSNSWRRERFYKLQEDCKTIWQESRKVMRTPESQLFSIEDIQEVRMGRRSEGLEKFARDVPEDRCFSIVFKDQRNTLDLIAPSPTEAQHWVQGLRKIVHHSGSMDQQQKLRHWIHSCLRKADKNKDNKMNFKELQNFLKELNIQVDDSYARKIFRECDHSQTNSLEDEEIETFYKILTQRKEIDLTFKEAAGSGETLSVDQLVVFLQHQQREEAAGPALALSLIERYEPSEMAKARRQMTKDGFLMYLLSADGSAFNRAHRRVYQDMGQPLSHYLVSSSHNTYLLEDQLTGPSSTEAYIRALCKGCRCLELDCWDGPNQEPVIYHGYTFTSKILFCDVLRVIRDYAFKVSPYPVILSLENHCSLEQQRVMAQHLHTLLGPMLLDRPLDGVTSSLPSPEQLKGKILLKGKKLGGLFLPGGEGSPEATVVSDEDEAAEMEDEAVRNQVQHKSTEDKLRLAKELSDMVIYCKSVHFLGFPSPGTRGQAFYEMASFSENRALRLLQESGNSFVRHNVSHLSRIYPAGWRTDSSNYSPVEMWNGGCQIVALNFQTPGPEMDVYQGRFQDNGACGSSQGSSCQKSTRIRIQLWTPR is encoded by the exons ATGGACTCGGGCCGGGACTTCCTGACCCTGCACG GGCCAGGGCTGCCTTCTGGACGCCACACTGTCCCGGGCCAGGCTCAGCGGGCGACGGGGGCACTTCGGAACGTCATGCAGTGCCTGGGGGTCAGGCGCCGAAGCCGGAGCCAGAGCCGCTCCAGAGAGCTCTACCTGCAGGAGCAGAGCCTCGAGGTGGCAGCTCTCAATGAGCAGAGGCTGG GTCTACAGGATGACAAGGACCTACAGGCACTGCTGAAGGGCAGCCAACTCTTGAAGGTGAAGTCCAACTCATGGCGGAGAGAACGATTCTACAAGCTGCAGGAGGACTGCAAGACCATCTGGCAGGAGTCCCGCAAGGTCATGCGGACCCCAGAGTCCCAGTTGT TCTCCATCGAGGACATTCAGGAGGTGCGGATGGGGCGCCGCTCAGAGGGCCTGGAGAAGTTTGCCCGGGACGTGCCTGAGGACCGCTGCTTCTCCATCGTCTTCAAGGACCAGCGCAATACTCTAGACCTCATCGCCCCATCGCCCACCGAAGCCCAGCACTGGGTGCAGGGCCTGCGCAAGATCGTCCATCACTCGGgctccatggaccagcagcagaAGCTGCGGCA CTGGATTCATTCCTGCTTGCGAAAAGCTGACAAAAACAAGGACAACAAGATGAACTTCAAGGAGCTGCAGAACTTCCTGAAGGAGCTCAACATCCAGGTGGACGACAGCTATGCCCGAAAGATCTTCAGG GAATGTGACCACTCTCAGACAAACTCCCTGGAGGATGAGGAGATCGAGACCTTCTACAAGATAttgacccagaggaaggagatcGACCTCACCTTCAAGGAGGCTGCGGGCTCGGGGGAGACCCTGTCGGTGGATCAGTTAGTGGTCTTCTTGCAGCACCAACAGCGGGAGGAGGCGGCGGGGCCTGCACTGGCCCTCTCCCTCATTGAGCGCTACGAGCCCAGCGAGATGG CCAAGGCGCGGCGGCAGATGACCAAGGACGGCTTCCTCATGTACCTGCTCTCGGCCGACGGCAGCGCCTTCAACCGGGCGCACCGGCGGGTCTACCAGGACATGGGCCAGCCGCTCAGTCACTACCTGGTGTCGTCCTCTCACAACACCTACCTGCTGGAAGACCAGCTCACGGGGCCCAGCAGCACCGAAGCCTACATCCG GGCGCTGTGCAAAGGCTGCCGCTGCCTGGAGCTCGACTGCTGGGATGGACCCAACCAGGAACCGGTCATCTATCACGGCTACACCTTCACCTCCAAGATCCTCTTCTGCGACGTGCTCAGGGTCATCCGGGACTACGCCTTCAAG GTGTCCCCCTACCCCGTCATCCTGTCCCTGGAGAACCACTGCAGCCTGGAGCAGCAGCGTGTGATGGCGCAACACCTGCACACCCTCCTGGGCCCCATGCTGTTGGATCGGCCACTGGACGGGGTCACCAGCAGCCTGCCTTCCCCTGAG CAACTGAAGGGGAAGATCTTGCTGAAGGGGAAGAAGCTTGGGGGGCTTTTCCTCCCTGGAGGGGAAGGCAGCCCTGAGGCCACTGTGGTGTCAGACGAGGATGAGGCTGCTGAGATGGAGGATGAGGCAGTGAGGAACCAAGTGCAGCACAAGTCCACG GAGGACAAGCTCAGACTAGCAAAGGAGCTCTCAGATATGGTCATTTACTGCAAGAGCGTCCACTTTCTGGGCTTCCCCAGTCCTGGCACCCGTGGGCAGGCTTTCTATGAGATGGCATCCTTCTCCGAGAACCGTGCCCTCCGACTGCTTCAAGAATCAG GAAACAGCTTTGTCCGCCACAATGTGAGTCACCTGAGCAGGATCTACCCCGCCGGGTGGAGAACGGATTCCTCCAACTACAGCCCTGTGGAGATGTGGAATGGGGGCTGCCAGATCG TGGCCTTGAACTTCCAGACACCTGGGCCAGAGATGGACGTATACCAGGGCCGATTCCAGGACAATGGGGCCTGTGG GTCATCTCAGGGCAGCAGCTGCCAAAAGTCAACAAGAATAAGAATTCAATTGTGGACCCCAAGGTGA